The Elusimicrobiota bacterium region ACCGCTGAATTCAATGATGCCCATTAACGCCAGTAGTAATGTAGACTTACCCGTACCGTTAGCACCGATAAGCGTTACTACCTCGCCATTCCTAACGGTGAGGTTTATATCATTCAACCCGATTGTACCGTCAGGGTATTTGTATGACAAATGTTCTATGGTAATCACTTATTTTCCCCCTAAAAATCCATTTCGTTCTTTCCCGCCGTTATACCCCCTTGCGAGTAATGCGGCATACACGCGTTCACTACGCTCTAACGCGCGGAGAAATAATGTGGCAACAATATTCCCCGCCATCCCAATTTGCCGGAATATTTTTCCACCGAAATACCGCGCATCCCTTGCGCGTTCAAGTGTTTTCATTTCAGTTATAAGGACGTCCATATAGCGGTACATAAATGATAATAATAAAACCATAATCCCGGGAACTTTCATTTTTATGAATCCATTGAGTAATTCAGAAAATGTTGTAGTTGATAAAAGAAAAAGGATTGAGAGTACTGATAAAATAGACTTTGTTATAACCCCGAGGAGTAACGCCAAGCCTTCTTTTGTGACATTTATACCACCCCACCAAAAATTATATGTAAAAACAACATTGCCTTCCTTAAAGAAGGGTGTAAAAATAGTTATCATAAGGATAAAAGGCAGTACAGTAAATAAACGTTTTAGTATAAACCCGATCTTTGTTTGGCTTAACACCAATAATATGGAAATAAATACAAAATAACCGGTAAATAAACCCCACTGCCCTTGCGGGATTAATACCACCGTAATTACCATAGCGAGTACTGCAATAAACTTTATCCGCGCGTCTAAGTCAGAAAATAGTTTTCTCATTTTTTCTTCAATAACAATCCTATACCGTAAATTGTAATAAACACAAGAAGCGTACCAAACCCGCCCGCTGCGGCGGTGGCAATACGTTCATTTTTTATACCCGGGAAAAGGTAATCGGGGATAAGCGTGTTTAGCACATTTTTACCTTCGGATTTATAAAAAAAACTTTTTATTTCCGCAACTTTCTCCAGCCCGTCCGGAGACGGAGACGCAAACGGAGACAATAGTATCGCTAACCCCACCGCCACCGCTAGCCCAATCAATACAAATTTATTCATTTTACGCAAAACTTTCCTTATATCACACCTTTTGCATGTCAATAATATCAGGCCGTACCTTGAGAAGGTACGATATCATTGTTAAAGTAATCAGTCCTTCAATAATACCGATTACTGAATGAATACTAATCATTGCGGGTAGCGCTGCCGTCAGAGGTACTGTTCCGGATATCGCGAGTTCTACTGCGCAAAAGGTTGCGGCTAAAACTATCGAGAACCACGCAGCAGTAAATGTGCCGGCTATAATACCGTTTTTCCCGGGAATAAGTTGGCGTACTATTTTGTACGTAGTAAAACCTATAACCGGCCCGATAATACCCATATTAAATATGTTTGCCCCTAATGCCGTTAACCCGCCGTCCTGGAATACCAGGCATTGTACAATAAGCACCGTTGTCATTATCAACAACGACATCCAGGGGCCCATTATTATTGCTGCGAAAGCTGCACCCATAAAATGCCCTGATGTTCCCCCTCCGATAGGAAAGTTTAACATCTGCGCTGCAAAAATAAATGCCGCGACTACACCCATCACAGGTACTTGTTTATCATCAACTTTTTTGTTTATTTTACGAATAGCTAAACTCACGCCAGTTAATGATACCGCCGATAGAACTGCCCAGGTTTTAGTATCTAAGAAACCATCAGGTATGTGCATATACTTCCTTCTTTTAATTTTTTGAGGTAACTCGGGAATAAACTGAAACTAAAAATTCGATATGTTTTATCAATATCAAAGTATTAATATAATTCCGTAACCGGAACCCGCGTTATCTGTGTAAGGCTCAGCTTCCCAACAGTTTTATCACCCGCACAGTATGCCAGAAGCATATCTGCACCCGCAAACTCCATTGCAATATAACAATACCAGCCGTCAGGATTATCTTCCAATACCTTATGTTTTTCCCAAGTAATACCATCATCTTTTGAGATTGCCGATACCAACGGTGTACGCTTTAATGGTACAAACGGAATCCGGCCTGAATGATCGTTATATACCACTACTAAATCGCCGGTGGAAGGTATACGTTTAATCGTTGCGGGAGAACATGGTGAGAGTAAACCTGATTTTTCAACAGATGACCACGTTTCACCCTTATCCTTCGAATACGAAATGTACTGCATCCCAAGGTCGGTACGTATCCACATCATCACACGCCCGTCTTTAAGTTCAACAATGCCAGGTTCCTGAAAGCCGGATTTATGTTTAACAGTTAAATCACCGGGAACAACAATTTCCGTATCCGCTGCAACAGGCGATTCAAGAACAGTATTGCTCTGCTGCCATGTATATCCGTTATCATCAGAGAACCATACTGCCACGCGGCCACGCGAGTTATACTCCCCCGACCCTGCGTCGGAATGTATAGCTACAGGAACTATTATCCGTCCCATCGATAACTGTATCATCCTGTCATTATTCACAACATGATACTTAGTTTCACGGGTGACTTCTATACGATCCCCCCACGTTTTACCGTTATCTTTCGACCGGCGGATACAATACTTACAGTCACTCGTAGAATTTTTTAATAGGTATCCTATTAACACATCGCCGTTCTGCAGTTTCAGAAAACTGATAGACATTATATTACATTGACCTTCATTCTGAAGGATAATAACATCTTCGGGAGTCCA contains the following coding sequences:
- a CDS encoding ATP-binding cassette domain-containing protein, whose protein sequence is MITIEHLSYKYPDGTIGLNDINLTVRNGEVVTLIGANGTGKSTLLLALMGIIEFSG
- the cbiQ gene encoding cobalt ECF transporter T component CbiQ; this encodes MRKLFSDLDARIKFIAVLAMVITVVLIPQGQWGLFTGYFVFISILLVLSQTKIGFILKRLFTVLPFILMITIFTPFFKEGNVVFTYNFWWGGINVTKEGLALLLGVITKSILSVLSILFLLSTTTFSELLNGFIKMKVPGIMVLLLSFMYRYMDVLITEMKTLERARDARYFGGKIFRQIGMAGNIVATLFLRALERSERVYAALLARGYNGGKERNGFLGGK
- a CDS encoding PDGLE domain-containing protein, with amino-acid sequence MNKFVLIGLAVAVGLAILLSPFASPSPDGLEKVAEIKSFFYKSEGKNVLNTLIPDYLFPGIKNERIATAAAGGFGTLLVFITIYGIGLLLKKK
- a CDS encoding energy-coupling factor ABC transporter permease produces the protein MHIPDGFLDTKTWAVLSAVSLTGVSLAIRKINKKVDDKQVPVMGVVAAFIFAAQMLNFPIGGGTSGHFMGAAFAAIIMGPWMSLLIMTTVLIVQCLVFQDGGLTALGANIFNMGIIGPVIGFTTYKIVRQLIPGKNGIIAGTFTAAWFSIVLAATFCAVELAISGTVPLTAALPAMISIHSVIGIIEGLITLTMISYLLKVRPDIIDMQKV
- a CDS encoding sialidase family protein; translated protein: MTINKNRLLPPGKDNPRNSEGVFLKLGGTRVMFAYTHYYAGRGGDHDNAYIAARYSEDNGKTWTPEDVIILQNEGQCNIMSISFLKLQNGDVLIGYLLKNSTSDCKYCIRRSKDNGKTWGDRIEVTRETKYHVVNNDRMIQLSMGRIIVPVAIHSDAGSGEYNSRGRVAVWFSDDNGYTWQQSNTVLESPVAADTEIVVPGDLTVKHKSGFQEPGIVELKDGRVMMWIRTDLGMQYISYSKDKGETWSSVEKSGLLSPCSPATIKRIPSTGDLVVVYNDHSGRIPFVPLKRTPLVSAISKDDGITWEKHKVLEDNPDGWYCYIAMEFAGADMLLAYCAGDKTVGKLSLTQITRVPVTELY